The sequence below is a genomic window from Ranitomeya variabilis isolate aRanVar5 unplaced genomic scaffold, aRanVar5.hap1 Scaffold_383, whole genome shotgun sequence.
CCCCTCCCCCATAGTATGATGTGTCCATCACAGCCCCCCGCACAGTATGATTTCCATCACAgtacccatacagtatgatgtcctccattgcCCACtctacagtatgatgtccatcatAGCCCCCATACATATAAGATTTCTAtcacagtccccatacagtataatgtgctctataaccccatacagtataatattccccacagtccccatacagtatgatgttctccctaacccccatacagtataatgtccagcACAGCCTCCTGTACAATATAATATCCAtcacagtccccatacagtatgatgtcctccatagccccacacagtatgaggcagtccacagcccccatatagtattatgTCCTCCATAGTCCCACACAGCATGATGTTCTCCACAGTCTTCATACTGGATGATGCCCAGtgcagtcccccatacagtataatgtcctgcacagtctccatacagtacaatgtccACTATGGTCTCTCATACACTATAATGTCCACCATAGACCCTCATTTAGTATGTTTTCCTCTATAGCCCCCCATACGGTATGATGTCCTGGAAAGcccaccatacagtatgatgtctttcatagtccccatacagtatgatatcctccagagccccccatacagtatgaagtCCTCTATATCCCCCATACAGAATGATGTCGTCCACAgccccccatgcagtatgatgtcctccatagcTCCCATACAGTATAAGGTCCTCCACAGGCCGCCATACAATACGATCACCTCCTTACCCCTCCCCCCCATACATTGATATACCCCACCATCCAACTCCCAGGCCCGGTAATATAAGAAAGATAAAGAAAACTTATACTCCCTTAATTCTTGTGGCCCAACCACCGCAGCCTCTGTCCCCATCTCTGTCTTGTCTCGCAGTGAGATGGCTCAGGTGACATGATGCAGTGACGTCATTCCCTGTACAGAGCTAGCATCCAGCAGGCCATAGGCCGGAAGAAGCAAATGAAGGAGCAGAGAGTCGGTGTCTCTGTGCTCCGCCACAGCTATTAACAGAATAAAGACTGGAGCAAATCCCTGAGCCTTGGCAACTACTGGTTAAGGAAATTGGAATGAAGTGAAAAGTAGATCCAAAAGGATGTAGAAGTAGTTCATTGTGAAAAAGTTACTGAAAGGCACGAAAAGGGTAATCACTGGGCCGGCATCTCCATCAGGTCTGGCCCTGACTGTATATTAACAGCTGTCATGCAGATACCGTGTGTTGTAAAAAATATTGTTATTGTGGGaataacttaggctacgttcacatttgcggtcggcgccgcagcgtcgggcgccgcagcgtcgccgcatgcgtcatgcgcccctatatttaacatgggggcgcatggacatgcgtcgcacttgcgttttgcgccgcatgcgtccctgcggcgcctgcgtccgggcgcagaggacgcagcaagttgcatttttgctgcgtccaaaatcaatgaaaaaaaggacgcatgtggcgcaaaacgtagcgttgtgcatgcgttttgctgcgtttttgtttgcattgtgcgttgcggcgccgacgctgcggcgcacaacgcaaatgtgaacgtagccttatatattatattttattatttttaattaatttttcctaatatactgtatattttttcaaTTTAAGTTACAATAAAGAAGAAAGTGAACCTTGAATTGTCCTTATTCTTTATTTCTTCTTATTCATTATGCTTCGCGACCCCTGGGGAAATAAATGCTAAATGCAAAGTTAATGTCATTTGTGGCCATTTGTAAATCCTATAGCAGAATGTCATCATCTCCTGATTGCCTTGTGGTCGGTCCTACAGGGAGCAGACAGGTATAAATAGTGGTATGTGTGACACACAGGAGAGAATCCGGGGTACACAGAGCTGTTACCTGCACAGGTGAGACCTCAGGACCAGGGGGTGACAGACAGAGATACACACTGACTATACAGTGATTATGAATGACTGACGTGATACAATGTACTTGCGGTACAATCATCCATACACATGGCTTCAGGATCTATTCAGAATGTAGCTTCCATCTCCTCCCTTCTGgtttatgcaaaaaaaaacctaaaaattatagCAAACATACAAGTAAAAATTCCACAAGATTCCTCCAAAGGGAAAATGAAGTGATAGTATCCACCCTCGATTGCTGCTCGATTGAAATGATGGAATTGGTGGACCTTCCGTTAGAACCTGCACTTTAttattgaaagggaatctgtcgtgTTATTTCAAGCATCTAAACTGTACCCAGTACGTTGTTAGTGATGcaaattttttaaattaaaaacggTGCTGCAATGTTgtccaaaaagcactttatatagttatatGCTTGTTTAATTACAGGGGAGTACTTCATTTTTTGTTCAATCATGGGTGTCGCCGTCCACTCAATTTGATTGATTTCCCTGGTTGCGCCAACGTCATTGGAATCCTGCGCTTGCGTAACGTGGCACTTGGAGTCGCACTTGCGCAGTGTTGAGTGGGCAGCCACACTTGCACAGTGTGTAGCGTGGAGCCAGTCATGTTTGCGCAGTGTGTAGCGGGGACCTTCTCGTCACGTTACGGCACATTTTTGGCTCCCTACGCCACTGCGCACACACGGCTCCCTGCTCGACACTGCgcaagcacggccagctccacacTACACACTGCACAAGCACAGCTGTCCACTCGACATTGCACAAGAATGGCTCCAACCACCACACAAGCACGGGATTCCAGTGACGGCGGCGCAACCAGGGAAATCAATCAAGTTGAGTGGACAACGCCTCCCGTGACTGAATAGGAAATGAAGCACACCCCtgtgactaaatgagcaggtaccaTATAACTATACAAAGTGCTTTTTGGACCTCATGACAGCACTGCTTTAAATTGAACAAGCGTTAGTGATGCGCATTACATCACTAAAAACCATCAGGGGACAGTTTAGATGCTTGAAgtgacttgacaggttccctttaacagaatcaGCTCAATCTCAAGCAATGGCTACTTGATGGATAAACAATCTGTTGGAAGATCGATATTatccaagcctagataggtccaccagggtcctgtccaccattatcttgatagtaacaAGCCATCGGTTTGCTGgttttcctctttgccttgttccttctattcttccgaaccTGATGTCCTTCTctcgtgattgctctctttgtatgatgtgtccaggTAAGTCATAACATGGTGATCCTTGCTTAGAGTAACTTGTCtgccttgatttgttccaaaattgtttaGTTTGTTCTTCATGCCCTCCATGGtactgataacatccttctccagcaccacatttcagaggtatcgattcttcttctgtcttgttcctTTATCGTCTAGGTTTCACATCCGTATGTTACTAAAGAAAATACCAGACTTTGTATGAGCCGTGTCTTCATCATCAGTGAAAtattccttgatttgaagaccttatCTAGTGACTTCTTTGCTGACTTGTCCACAGCAATTCTATTGACTCCTACTCCGATGTTGACGCTGTACTATAGGGTCTAAAATAAAGGGCATTTGAGAGATTGCGCCCATAAACAGAGCAAGTCCCAAACAACGGTGCACATGAGACCATACTCCTCTATGCAGGAAGAGATAAATGACTATCTACTTGTGTTTGCTTACAGGTCAGACCTGGTGCTGACCTTTTCCTGCAGAGACCAGGGCAGGTAAAATGTTTAGTTGGGCAGAAGTTGGTGATCACTGATTATATCAGCCATTTCTATGAATTTGTCTTTCCAGGCTTCTGGAGAAATCCATATTCTATAAGTCTTTTAGATCTTCTGTAAAGGTAGACAATTATGATCAAAATCAATGTAGTCCCCACCACTGGTCCATGATGCCAGACACCACAATAGAACTTGGAACTTTCACAACTTTCACAAGGTTGGCATCACCAGTTCCCATCAGCCtagttctgtattttcataactttcATAACCATTACAGGAGAGAAGGTTGGCTTCAACATCAGGACAGGTTTCCTTCCTCCATTTTCCTTAATGATTAATAAATATTTAAACCATCTAAGTTGTATGAGGATGTGTCTCACCAACATTCAGTGTAGACATGTTTACTTTACTTCCCTGATAACTGTTTGTTTCTCTTTTAGCCTACATTCGGGGCTGCTCCGTGATGGTAAATTCTAGTATTTCTGCCCTGGCATTGAAAATTGCGTTGTTTAACTCTAACATCCTCTACTTGTCATTACTAACATTACTGCTGGTCTCCTTCATCCTGTTCCTCTGCTTTATGGTCATCATGCTGAGCGTGTATTTCACCACCTCCCACATGCACGAGGAGCCCCGCTACATCCTTTTTGCCCACATGTTGATCAGTGACACCATCTACACAAGCACAGGACTCCTTCTCTTCTTCAGCATGATATATCTAGTTTACTTCCCTGTGCCCATTTGCTATATAGCAGTGACCATAACTTCTTTGGCCTTTAAGATTGCACCATACAACCTGGCAGTGATGTCTTTGGAACGTTATGTGGCCATCTGTTTTCCGTTACGACACACAGATTGGTGCACCCGCCAGAAGACAATTGTGACCATTGTGGCCATTTGGGTAATTGGGATAATGCCTAACTTGGCTGATTTCATGATTTTGTGCCTCTACGTAAAGAATGACTACTTCTCTCTTTACTGTCTCTGCACAAAATCTGAatttatgaagattgaagctcagagtaCCTTGAGGTCTGTTATCCAAGGCTTGAGTTTTTCTTTGGTGGGGTTGGTCATCATCTTCACCTACATCAAGATCATGTTGGTCGCTAAGAAAATAAACTCTGGAAATTCCGTGGCTTCCAAGGCTGGTAAAACGGTCATGCTCCACGCAGTTCAGCTCTTGCTTTCCTTAACATCCTTCTCCTATAACCTGACCGAAACATACCTGAGACAATTCTTCTTTATGTTACCATTGATCAATTTTTTCTTCTTCATGTGTCTTCCAAGGTTCATCAGCCCCTTAATCTACGGCTTCCGGGATGAAACCTTCCTCAAATACATCAAGCGAATTGTGCTTTGTAAACATCTAAGAACTTTTATAAATTTACGGACATCATAAATTCTCTTGTAGCTTCCTTTCTCTCAATAAAAAGATTAATTTGGTTTTCAAAAATTACTGATTAAAATGTTTGAATAATTAACTTGTATTTAAATGTAATGATAAGGATATTTACAAAGGTTTTGGCAAGATCTGTGGGGAAAGGTTGGTTGATTATTCAGCCAAGGCGACTGTAGTGGAGAAGTTTCTACAAGAaatacaacattttaaaaaaaatgtaatactattatcattattatttattgttatagcgccttttattccatggtgctttacatgtgaggaggggtatacataataaaaacaagtacaatattcttaaacaatacaagtcataactggtacaggaggagtgaggaccctgcccgcgaaggctcacaatctacaagggatgggtgagaatacagtaggtgaggatggagctggtcatgcagcggtttggtcgatcggtggttactgcaggttgtaggcttgtcggaagaggtgggtcttcaggctctttttgaagatttcgatggtaggcgagagtctgatgtgttgtggtagagggtttcagagtaggggtgatacgcgagagaaatcttgtatacgattgtgggaagaggagataagaagggagtagagaaggagatcttgtgaggatcggaggttgcgtgtaggtaagtaccgagagatgaggtcacagatgtatggaggacacaggttgtggatggctttgtatgtcatggttaggattttgtactggagtctctgggcaatggggagccagggaaggaattgacagagaggagaggccggggaatagcggggaaggggggggataggtggattagtcgggcagcagagtttgggatagattggaggggtgcgagagtaatACGTCACCATTTCCATAGATTTAATGACCAATCTGGTCCATTGCAGGAGATGTAGAATTTTTTTACATCAGATTAATGAAGAGTCTCCCATAAATCACAACAGTAGAGATTACTATGTGCAGACACTGAACAGGCGAAGATCAATCAAAGGAATCAAAGATTGAAACgagtaaaataaatattattattatattttattatatttatgttattttgttaaCATATCATCAATCTCAAATCAAGGGACAATTGTACGTCCCACCTTATGTCTCCAACATAAACACAACCGGTTAAGGGGGCAAGCAATTAAAATTTGGATAATTAGATAGTATCGTTGTATCCTACTGGGCCATTTACTAAAGTGACAAGTACTAGAGATCTGTCCATAAATTAgactggaattgaattctactagaaTTTTACAAAATTTGTGGAATTTATTTTGTAATTTGCTTCCATGTGGATTCAACAAAGTGGCAGCTGCTGGTTGCCATTTTTCTAAATTGTACAGGgccatcaaaagtaaaaaaaaatccttaaactcACTTAATCACTCACTTGTCTGGGCCTTCCGCTCCTTACCATCACCTGTCCGGTCAAAGTTGCATATTCTAATCCCTGCCGCTCACAGGATTTACATATGATGGTGGGAAATCAGAAGATATGACGATGACCGGAAGAGTGGCGGTAATGAGCGAAGGGACAGGAGAGATGAGCAGCAAGGTGAGCATAAGGACTTTTCTTTTTACATAtttcagaccccagagcataataacggacactaaccccttcaccccaaaacctgtcttcaccttcttgaccaggcaaaattttacaattctgaccactgtcactttatcaggtaataactctggaatgctgcaaccaatcagtgattctgagaatgctttttcatgacacattgtaatttatgttagtagtaaatttaggtaaaAATTTTTAGCGTTTATTTCTGGATACatcagaattttggtgaaaattaaattttgcaatttacatttttatatccttaaactagttagttatgctgtacaaaataatttataaataacattttccatatgtctactttacatcagcacaatttttgaaacataatttttgctgttaggaagttagaagggttaaaagttaatcaacaatttcatacttttccaacaaaatttacaaaactattttttatacggaccacatcacatttgaagtgactttgaggggcctatcagccagaaaaaaataagagtgacaccattctaaaaactgaagccatcaagtgcttcacaggaattaatgcaatatggaaagaaaaaataaagttttcCCACAGAAATGTACATTTGTCctcaattttgcattttttttgcaaggataacagaagaaaatcaaccagaaaatttgttgtaaaatttctcctgagtatgttgataccccatacgtggtggACAACTACTGCGCGGCAGGACTCGTAAGGGAGGAAGCGCTATATGACTTTTAGAGGGAAACATTTTCTGGAATAGATAGTGCCATGTCAAgtattcagagcccctgatgtgcataagcagtggaaactccccacacgtgaccccattttggaactacacccctcaaggaacttatctagcggtGTGGTGACCACCTTGATCTCACAGATgctacagaattttataatgttgagcttcgaaaatgaaaaaatacatttattagggttgaac
It includes:
- the LOC143790456 gene encoding odorant receptor 131-2-like — encoded protein: EKVGFNIRTGFLPPFSLMINKYLNHLSSYIRGCSVMVNSSISALALKIALFNSNILYLSLLTLLLVSFILFLCFMVIMLSVYFTTSHMHEEPRYILFAHMLISDTIYTSTGLLLFFSMIYLVYFPVPICYIAVTITSLAFKIAPYNLAVMSLERYVAICFPLRHTDWCTRQKTIVTIVAIWVIGIMPNLADFMILCLYVKNDYFSLYCLCTKSEFMKIEAQSTLRSVIQGLSFSLVGLVIIFTYIKIMLVAKKINSGNSVASKAGKTVMLHAVQLLLSLTSFSYNLTETYLRQFFFMLPLINFFFFMCLPRFISPLIYGFRDETFLKYIKRIVLCKHLRTFINLRTS